The proteins below are encoded in one region of uncultured Eubacteriales bacterium:
- the ssp gene encoding Small, acid-soluble spore protein 1: MTSSNKAVVPSAREALNKFKMEAASQVGVNLKQGYNGDLTSKEAGSVGGQMVKKMIEAYENGMK, translated from the coding sequence ATGACTAGTTCCAATAAGGCTGTTGTCCCCAGCGCGCGCGAGGCGCTCAACAAGTTCAAGATGGAGGCCGCTTCCCAGGTCGGCGTCAACCTGAAGCAGGGCTATAACGGCGACCTGACCTCCAAGGAGGCCGGCAGCGTGGGCGGCCAGATGGTCAAGAAAATGATCGAGGCCTACGAGAACGGCATGAAGTAA
- a CDS encoding ABC transporter ligand-binding protein, with translation MKKLMSLLLATSLMLSLAACGGTAAPSSSPSASASPSASASASPSAPAEIKYSQGASDTKILIANSAATSGAYAPVGVPFIAGIQAYLDMVNSEGGIDGRQIEFLHVDDEFDPVKGKAALQNFVEDEKVFAIVGHFGTPVVGATIDDLKSYGIPSVYFATGIGQLYAEGATTNEEGYNIFPVQPIYTTEGQIMVARGVSNFKATKIGIIYTNDDAGKDMLKGAEAKCKELGVEYQAEQVTAGAADVSAAVTSIKNGGADFIICAAIQATMPTIVKELAAQGMTAPVITTYVNVSSAIPELVASDIAGKFDVYGNGWVAYDDQAALSLYQEWISKIDESYKMNAYAQTGWIAAHFFCEGLRRIEGQDITWENYMKALETGGYIQNPFGGKIDYADGTRAGTQEMNLSKINPETESGWELVYGLDSMENLLSSAG, from the coding sequence ATGAAAAAGCTGATGTCCCTGCTTCTGGCGACTTCCCTCATGCTCTCTCTGGCCGCCTGCGGCGGCACCGCCGCCCCCAGCTCCTCCCCCAGCGCCAGCGCCTCTCCCAGTGCCTCCGCCAGTGCCTCTCCCAGCGCCCCCGCCGAGATCAAGTACTCCCAGGGCGCGTCTGACACCAAAATTCTCATCGCAAACTCCGCCGCCACCTCCGGCGCGTATGCCCCCGTGGGCGTGCCCTTTATCGCCGGCATCCAGGCCTACCTCGACATGGTCAACTCCGAGGGCGGCATCGATGGCCGCCAGATCGAATTCCTCCACGTGGACGACGAGTTCGACCCCGTGAAGGGCAAGGCCGCTCTCCAGAATTTTGTGGAAGACGAAAAGGTCTTCGCCATCGTGGGCCACTTCGGCACCCCCGTCGTGGGCGCCACCATTGACGACCTGAAGAGCTACGGCATCCCCTCCGTCTACTTCGCCACCGGCATCGGCCAGCTCTACGCCGAGGGCGCCACCACCAACGAAGAGGGCTATAACATCTTCCCCGTCCAGCCCATCTACACCACCGAGGGCCAGATTATGGTGGCGCGCGGCGTGAGTAACTTCAAGGCCACCAAGATCGGTATCATCTACACCAACGACGACGCGGGCAAGGATATGCTCAAGGGCGCCGAGGCCAAATGCAAGGAGTTGGGCGTGGAGTACCAGGCTGAGCAGGTCACCGCAGGCGCGGCCGACGTGTCCGCCGCCGTCACCTCCATCAAGAACGGCGGGGCCGATTTCATCATCTGCGCAGCCATCCAGGCCACTATGCCCACCATCGTCAAGGAGCTGGCCGCCCAGGGTATGACCGCCCCCGTCATCACCACCTACGTCAACGTCTCCTCCGCTATCCCCGAGCTGGTCGCCAGCGACATCGCCGGCAAATTCGACGTGTACGGCAACGGCTGGGTCGCCTATGACGACCAGGCGGCTCTGTCCCTCTATCAGGAGTGGATCAGCAAGATCGACGAGAGCTACAAGATGAACGCTTACGCCCAGACCGGCTGGATTGCCGCCCACTTCTTCTGCGAGGGCCTGCGCCGCATCGAGGGCCAGGACATCACCTGGGAGAACTACATGAAAGCCCTGGAGACCGGCGGCTACATCCAGAACCCCTTCGGCGGCAAGATCGACTACGCCGACGGCACCCGCGCCGGCACCCAGGAGATGAACCTCTCCAAGATCAACCCCGAAACCGAGAGCGGCTGGGAGCTGGTCTATGGGCTGGACAGCATGGAGAACCTGCTCTCCTCCGCCGGCTGA
- a CDS encoding Alpha/beta hydrolase superfamily protein, MhpC-like protein, with protein MARFVFEDKCIHFEEYGSGRPIVVLNGIMMSCGSWLEFVEPFSAQNRLILLDMLDQGKSDKMDAPFSQALQVEVVKALLDHLGLDKVSLLGISYGGEVAQRFAVKYGGHLDRLVLFNTTPRTGPWLRDIGDAWNLAASDPDAYYLTTIPVIYSPAFYREHSGWMENRRKLLKPIFSDPGFISSMVRLTNSAADFDVTELLPGVQAPTLVVSCQEDYLTPLEEQRRIADLIPDSQYVVIPHCGHASMYEQPVLFTSLALGFINNPKLKFNIV; from the coding sequence ATGGCCCGCTTTGTATTCGAAGATAAATGCATCCACTTTGAGGAGTACGGCTCCGGCCGCCCCATCGTGGTGCTCAACGGCATTATGATGTCCTGCGGGAGCTGGCTGGAGTTCGTGGAGCCCTTCTCGGCTCAGAACCGGCTCATCCTCCTCGACATGCTGGACCAGGGTAAAAGCGACAAGATGGACGCCCCCTTCTCCCAGGCTCTCCAGGTGGAGGTGGTCAAGGCCCTGCTGGACCACCTGGGGCTCGACAAGGTCTCCCTCCTGGGCATCTCCTATGGCGGCGAGGTGGCCCAGCGCTTTGCCGTCAAGTACGGCGGACACCTGGACCGGCTGGTCCTCTTCAACACCACCCCCCGCACCGGCCCCTGGCTGCGGGACATTGGCGACGCGTGGAACCTGGCCGCATCCGACCCGGACGCCTACTACCTCACCACCATCCCGGTCATCTACTCCCCCGCCTTCTACCGGGAGCACAGCGGCTGGATGGAGAACCGCCGCAAGCTTTTAAAGCCCATTTTCTCAGACCCCGGCTTCATCAGTTCCATGGTCCGTCTCACCAACAGCGCCGCCGACTTCGACGTGACGGAGCTCCTCCCCGGGGTCCAGGCCCCCACTCTGGTGGTCTCCTGTCAGGAGGACTACCTTACCCCCCTGGAGGAGCAACGCCGCATCGCTGACCTCATCCCCGACAGCCAGTACGTGGTCATCCCCCATTGCGGTCACGCCTCTATGTACGAGCAGCCCGTCCTCTTCACCTCCCTGGCCCTGGGCTTTATCAATAACCCCAAGCTGAAGTTCAATATTGTCTGA
- the livG gene encoding leucine/isoleucine/valine transporter subunit; ATP-binding component of ABC superfamily (Evidence 2a : Function of homologous gene experimentally demonstrated in an other organism; PubMedId : 14702302, 2195019; Product type t : transporter) — MAENLPVTLAPGQVLNISGLSIHFGGLKAVDDLSFHVNEKEIFGLIGPNGAGKTTVFNCITQFYTPNRGQVIFRNKNDQVLNLVGQPVHRIIRHGLVRTFQNVEVIKELSLIDNVLIGSHIDFKATIFEQALKLPRARREERDMRRKAEEILDFMGIGTLKDQLAGGQPYGVLKKVEMARTLMCEPKLIILDEPAAGLNDSETAELAQTIHSIRDKYHCTILLVEHDMRLVMTICDRICAISFGKFLACGTPEEIQRDKLVQEAYLGEEE; from the coding sequence ATGGCTGAGAACCTCCCCGTCACCCTCGCCCCCGGCCAGGTGCTGAACATCTCGGGCCTGTCCATCCATTTTGGCGGCCTCAAAGCTGTGGACGACCTCTCCTTCCATGTCAACGAGAAAGAGATCTTCGGCCTCATCGGCCCCAACGGCGCGGGCAAGACCACCGTGTTCAACTGCATTACCCAGTTCTACACCCCCAACCGTGGCCAGGTTATCTTCCGCAATAAAAACGACCAGGTTTTGAATTTGGTGGGCCAGCCGGTCCACCGCATCATCCGGCACGGCTTGGTGCGCACCTTCCAGAACGTGGAGGTCATCAAGGAGCTCTCCCTCATTGACAACGTCCTCATCGGCTCCCACATCGACTTCAAGGCCACCATCTTCGAGCAGGCCCTTAAGCTCCCCCGGGCCCGCCGGGAGGAGCGGGATATGCGCCGCAAAGCCGAGGAAATCCTGGACTTCATGGGCATCGGCACACTGAAGGACCAGCTCGCAGGCGGTCAGCCGTATGGCGTACTTAAAAAAGTGGAGATGGCCCGCACCCTCATGTGCGAGCCCAAGCTTATCATCCTGGATGAGCCCGCCGCCGGTCTCAACGACTCCGAGACCGCGGAGCTGGCCCAGACCATCCACTCCATCCGGGACAAATACCACTGTACCATCCTTCTGGTAGAGCACGACATGCGCCTCGTCATGACCATCTGCGACCGCATCTGCGCCATCTCCTTCGGAAAATTCCTGGCCTGCGGCACCCCCGAGGAGATCCAGCGGGATAAGCTGGTGCAAGAGGCCTATCTGGGCGAGGAGGAGTGA
- a CDS encoding Acetyl-CoA hydrolase — protein sequence MSFEEKYISIEQALAMVKSNDVIVTGLGAAEAGLFMGRLHTIADQVRNVKITNCLPTHPSEIYKPEYVDSFEVDGWFFAPQMRKAHPNGNMAFIPNHLHLAAIKRLHYLKPNIFVGAASMPDKHGYISLSCSNTYEMRMIEAADLVILEVNPNMPYTLGDVQIPAADVDYLVRANYMPPVTPDAPFSEKDAAIGKFIADMVPDGSCIQLGIGGIPNAVAAALETKNDLGVHTEMLTTGMMHLAKRGVINGKRKQINRGKIVTTFAMGIPELYEFMDYNPSIAVMDGAWVNDPYTIAQNDNQISINTTLEVDLTGQCASESLGSRQFSGTGGQADTAIGAQMSKNGKSIIALYSTALVKGPDGERREVSKIVPQLMAGAAVSLSRNDVDRVVTEYGVAELRGTSIRDRVARLIAIAHPAFREVLWDQAVEVGILGRR from the coding sequence ATGAGCTTTGAAGAAAAATATATCTCCATAGAGCAGGCCCTTGCTATGGTGAAGTCAAACGACGTGATCGTCACCGGCCTGGGCGCCGCCGAGGCGGGTCTCTTCATGGGCCGGCTTCATACCATCGCCGATCAGGTCAGGAACGTGAAGATCACCAACTGCCTGCCCACCCACCCCTCTGAAATCTATAAGCCGGAGTACGTGGACTCCTTCGAGGTGGACGGCTGGTTCTTCGCACCCCAGATGCGCAAGGCCCACCCCAACGGCAATATGGCCTTCATCCCCAACCACCTGCACCTCGCCGCCATCAAACGGCTTCATTACTTAAAGCCCAACATTTTTGTGGGCGCGGCCTCCATGCCGGATAAGCACGGATACATCTCCCTCTCCTGCTCCAACACTTACGAGATGCGCATGATCGAGGCCGCCGACCTGGTCATTTTGGAGGTCAACCCCAACATGCCCTATACTCTGGGCGATGTGCAGATTCCCGCCGCCGATGTGGACTATCTCGTCCGGGCGAACTACATGCCCCCCGTGACTCCCGATGCACCTTTCAGCGAGAAGGATGCCGCCATCGGCAAGTTCATTGCCGACATGGTGCCCGATGGCTCCTGCATCCAGCTTGGCATCGGCGGCATCCCCAACGCCGTGGCCGCCGCCCTGGAGACTAAGAACGACCTGGGTGTCCACACCGAAATGCTTACCACCGGCATGATGCACCTTGCAAAGCGAGGCGTTATCAACGGCAAGCGCAAGCAGATCAACCGGGGTAAGATCGTCACTACCTTCGCCATGGGCATCCCTGAGCTCTACGAGTTCATGGATTATAACCCCTCCATCGCCGTCATGGACGGTGCCTGGGTCAATGACCCCTACACCATCGCCCAAAATGACAACCAGATTTCCATCAACACCACCCTGGAGGTGGATCTTACGGGCCAGTGCGCGTCCGAGTCCCTGGGTTCCCGCCAGTTCTCCGGCACCGGCGGCCAGGCGGACACCGCCATCGGCGCCCAGATGTCCAAAAACGGAAAGAGCATTATCGCCCTCTACTCCACCGCTTTGGTTAAAGGCCCCGACGGGGAGCGGCGCGAGGTCTCCAAGATTGTGCCCCAGCTCATGGCAGGGGCCGCCGTCTCCCTCTCCCGCAACGATGTGGACCGGGTGGTCACCGAGTACGGAGTGGCCGAGCTCCGGGGCACCAGCATTCGGGACCGGGTCGCCCGGCTCATTGCAATCGCCCACCCAGCCTTCCGCGAGGTCCTCTGGGACCAGGCGGTAGAGGTCGGCATTCTGGGACGGAGGTAA
- a CDS encoding hypothetical protein (Evidence 5 : No homology to any previously reported sequences) has product MPAIKGTPTGAYAPEVAAEFAMRILVSDAPWEYLISAGALGEALAEALGEALALGEELGAAVPPQAARESMREVARSRDISFFISVPPKI; this is encoded by the coding sequence ATGCCGGCGATAAAGGGCACGCCCACGGGGGCATACGCGCCGGAGGTGGCGGCGGAGTTTGCGATGAGAATTTTGGTGTCAGACGCGCCCTGGGAGTACTTGATCTCGGCGGGGGCGCTGGGAGAGGCACTGGCGGAGGCACTGGGAGAGGCGCTGGCGCTGGGGGAGGAGCTGGGGGCGGCGGTGCCGCCGCAGGCGGCCAGAGAGAGCATGAGGGAAGTCGCCAGAAGCAGGGACATCAGCTTTTTCATTTCGGTTCCTCCTAAAATATAA
- a CDS encoding putative hydrolase or acyltransferase of alpha/beta superfamily (Evidence 3 : Function proposed based on presence of conserved amino acid motif, structural feature or limited homology), which yields MAYFQIDNMELYYEVHGDPDGTETVAFLNGVMASTSSWSLLWPVFARAGFRVLLHDFKGQLKSSKPEGPYTFAQHCAEAKALFASLGVEKLHLIGTSYGGEAAMKFAILYPEMVKSLTVIDSVSELDPVLEGFVAGWKTLCDTGDGEVFFQGMAPSIYGGAYIAANREKLAGRARAIRNNPSGYLEGQKILYDAFLQDVAMTDELSGIQCPALVVCGEEDILKPPRFSKIIADHIPRAEYLTLPGCGHVAIFEKPGELESAIFGFVMKNCAPFAG from the coding sequence ATGGCATACTTTCAGATAGACAATATGGAGCTCTACTATGAGGTCCACGGCGACCCCGACGGCACCGAGACCGTCGCCTTCCTCAACGGCGTAATGGCCTCTACTTCGAGCTGGTCCCTTCTCTGGCCTGTGTTCGCCCGGGCGGGCTTTCGGGTGCTCCTCCACGACTTCAAGGGCCAGCTCAAGTCCTCCAAACCGGAGGGACCCTATACCTTTGCCCAGCACTGCGCCGAGGCGAAGGCTCTCTTCGCCTCCCTGGGGGTGGAAAAGCTCCACCTGATTGGCACCTCCTACGGCGGCGAAGCGGCCATGAAGTTCGCCATCCTGTACCCCGAGATGGTCAAGTCTCTCACGGTTATCGACTCCGTAAGCGAGCTGGATCCGGTGCTGGAGGGTTTTGTGGCAGGCTGGAAGACCCTGTGCGACACGGGCGACGGAGAGGTCTTCTTCCAGGGCATGGCCCCCAGCATATACGGCGGCGCGTACATCGCCGCCAACCGTGAAAAGCTGGCGGGACGGGCGCGCGCCATTAGAAATAACCCCAGCGGCTACCTGGAGGGGCAGAAAATTCTGTACGACGCCTTCCTTCAGGACGTGGCCATGACTGATGAGCTATCCGGCATCCAGTGTCCCGCCCTCGTCGTCTGCGGCGAGGAGGATATCCTAAAGCCCCCCAGATTCTCCAAGATTATCGCCGACCACATCCCCCGCGCAGAATATCTCACCCTACCCGGCTGTGGCCACGTGGCGATCTTTGAAAAGCCCGGTGAACTGGAGTCGGCCATCTTCGGTTTCGTGATGAAAAATTGCGCCCCGTTCGCGGGCTAA
- a CDS encoding ABC transporter permease, with protein MENQLIDTHAAPAGQSLPMRLYKNPYLRFLFFGLVLCLLPVLAKAGAIKSSYVVNFGGMLIYAIVALGLNLLLGYSGLISLGTAGFMGLGAYVAGYLTSAMDVPFLVAVLVAVAAATLIGILVGLASLRIAGLYLAIATLCVSEILRKTFEEFDEFTGGFSGLTAKYPTLFGLSFSREATYVLLVVALVLVMMLTYNLVNGQMGRALHAMRGSEVAAQAMGVYLLKYRLVVFALATAYAALGGALYIHFIKFSYPSVWILTMSLNILAVVVIGGLRSIYGTVIGAFIVFVVPDLILKQIPVLGQMNGLPYIFNGVLIILIIMFYPGGVVHLGRDILRLFRKLTGKGGARNG; from the coding sequence ATGGAAAACCAACTCATCGACACTCACGCCGCGCCTGCCGGGCAGAGCCTCCCCATGCGGCTGTATAAGAACCCCTACCTCCGCTTTCTCTTCTTCGGCTTGGTTCTCTGTCTGCTGCCGGTGCTGGCCAAAGCCGGGGCCATCAAGAGCTCCTATGTGGTAAACTTTGGCGGCATGCTTATCTATGCCATCGTGGCCCTGGGCCTGAATCTGCTGCTGGGGTACTCGGGTCTCATCTCCTTGGGAACCGCGGGCTTTATGGGCCTGGGGGCCTACGTGGCGGGCTACCTCACCAGTGCCATGGACGTCCCCTTCCTGGTGGCCGTCCTCGTCGCCGTGGCGGCCGCCACCCTCATCGGCATTCTGGTGGGCCTCGCCTCACTGCGTATCGCGGGGCTGTACCTCGCCATCGCCACCCTCTGCGTCTCGGAGATCCTCCGCAAGACCTTTGAGGAGTTTGACGAGTTCACCGGAGGTTTCTCCGGCCTCACCGCCAAGTACCCCACCCTCTTCGGCCTGAGTTTCAGCCGTGAGGCAACCTACGTCCTGCTGGTGGTGGCTCTGGTGCTGGTGATGATGCTGACCTACAATCTGGTCAACGGCCAGATGGGTCGTGCCCTCCACGCCATGCGTGGCAGCGAGGTGGCCGCCCAGGCCATGGGCGTTTACCTTCTCAAGTACCGCCTGGTGGTCTTCGCCCTGGCGACAGCCTATGCCGCGCTCGGCGGCGCGCTGTACATCCACTTCATCAAGTTCTCCTACCCCTCGGTCTGGATTCTTACCATGTCCCTTAACATCCTGGCGGTAGTGGTCATCGGTGGCCTTCGGTCTATTTATGGCACCGTCATCGGCGCGTTCATCGTCTTCGTGGTGCCCGACCTCATCCTCAAGCAGATTCCGGTGCTGGGGCAGATGAATGGCTTGCCCTACATATTTAACGGGGTGCTCATCATCCTCATCATCATGTTCTATCCTGGCGGCGTGGTCCATCTGGGGCGGGACATCCTCCGGCTCTTCCGCAAGCTTACCGGGAAGGGAGGCGCGCGCAATGGCTGA
- a CDS encoding putative Hydrolase, alpha/beta fold family (Evidence 3 : Function proposed based on presence of conserved amino acid motif, structural feature or limited homology): MIEQKFLSTQRLKIAYYHGGTPGMPKLMLIHGNASSSKFYLPLMERLAGEFELVAPDLRCFGDTEALPVDATRGLRDWSDDLYSLTHSLGWNEFFLQGWSMGGGIAMQYAIDHGEQLLGLILEDPLSPFGFGGTCTPDGQKLTPAGLASGGGCANPKLVQAILDGDREFLRSTLNDLYFKPPFRAAPEWEEIFVDAIASTRVGDGMYPGDFLSVPQWPGLAPGNSGICNAMSPVYCDLSPIADIPHKCPILWLQGDSDLIVSDYSLADFGALGAMGAVPGWPGADIFPPQPMLAQIRFVLERYAANGGSYREVVIKDSGHGPHVDQETVFAQALTSFASQANQ, from the coding sequence ATGATTGAACAGAAATTCCTATCCACCCAGCGCCTTAAAATCGCGTACTACCATGGCGGGACCCCCGGCATGCCCAAGCTCATGCTGATCCATGGAAACGCCTCCTCCTCCAAATTCTATCTTCCTCTCATGGAGCGGCTGGCCGGCGAATTCGAGCTGGTGGCCCCTGACCTGCGCTGTTTTGGCGATACCGAGGCATTGCCCGTGGACGCAACACGCGGCCTGCGTGACTGGAGCGACGACCTTTATTCCCTCACCCATTCCCTGGGCTGGAACGAATTCTTCCTACAGGGCTGGTCTATGGGCGGCGGCATCGCAATGCAGTACGCCATCGACCACGGCGAGCAGCTCCTTGGCCTCATTCTGGAGGACCCCCTCTCCCCCTTCGGCTTTGGCGGCACCTGCACCCCCGACGGGCAGAAACTTACCCCCGCGGGCCTCGCCAGCGGCGGCGGCTGCGCCAATCCCAAGCTGGTGCAGGCCATACTGGACGGGGACCGGGAGTTTCTCCGCTCCACCCTCAATGACCTCTACTTCAAACCACCTTTTCGGGCCGCGCCCGAATGGGAAGAAATTTTTGTGGACGCCATCGCCTCCACCCGGGTGGGCGACGGGATGTACCCCGGCGACTTCCTCTCGGTCCCCCAATGGCCCGGGCTCGCTCCGGGGAACAGCGGGATATGCAACGCCATGTCCCCGGTGTACTGTGACCTCTCCCCTATCGCGGACATCCCTCACAAGTGCCCCATTCTCTGGCTTCAGGGGGACAGCGACCTCATAGTCTCCGACTATAGCCTGGCCGACTTCGGCGCACTGGGTGCCATGGGGGCCGTCCCCGGCTGGCCGGGGGCAGATATCTTCCCGCCCCAGCCCATGCTGGCCCAGATTCGTTTCGTCCTGGAGCGGTACGCCGCCAACGGCGGCAGCTACCGGGAGGTCGTCATCAAGGACAGCGGTCACGGCCCCCATGTGGATCAGGAAACAGTCTTTGCCCAAGCACTCACGTCCTTCGCCTCTCAGGCGAACCAATAA
- a CDS encoding TetR/AcrR family transcriptional regulator yields MQEELVNMPRTKRGRTTLNNILSAAAQVIYEKGYHAASINDITSLAGVASGTFYVYFDGKYNLYKYLLLQCSHKIRKHLSRSIQGCETRREAERVGLKAWLEFIVENQYMYHIIWESLYVDYNLFVQYYETFGKAYKEGLDKAKESGELGDIDTEVLAFTLMGASNFLGLNWCLFQRDPSAIDHVVDEFMKIIEGGVFQSSFQPPEPERHATPYPPEPRFRFQVAVDDPEGEEDD; encoded by the coding sequence ATGCAGGAAGAGCTGGTGAACATGCCCCGCACCAAACGGGGCCGGACAACACTTAACAACATTCTCAGCGCAGCGGCGCAGGTCATCTATGAAAAAGGCTATCACGCCGCCTCCATCAACGACATCACAAGTCTCGCCGGCGTGGCTTCGGGCACCTTTTACGTGTACTTCGACGGCAAGTATAACCTCTATAAATACCTTCTGCTCCAGTGCAGCCATAAGATCCGCAAGCACTTAAGCCGCTCCATCCAAGGCTGCGAGACCCGGCGCGAGGCTGAGCGCGTGGGCCTGAAAGCCTGGCTCGAGTTCATCGTGGAAAACCAGTATATGTACCACATCATCTGGGAATCTCTGTACGTGGATTACAACCTCTTCGTACAGTACTACGAGACCTTTGGCAAGGCCTACAAGGAGGGCCTTGATAAGGCAAAAGAGTCCGGCGAGCTGGGCGATATCGACACCGAGGTTCTTGCTTTCACCCTCATGGGCGCCAGCAACTTCCTGGGCCTGAACTGGTGTCTCTTCCAGCGGGACCCTTCCGCCATCGACCACGTGGTGGATGAGTTTATGAAAATCATAGAAGGCGGCGTGTTCCAAAGCTCTTTCCAGCCGCCCGAGCCTGAGCGCCACGCCACCCCCTATCCCCCCGAGCCCCGCTTCCGTTTCCAGGTGGCGGTGGACGATCCCGAGGGCGAAGAAGACGACTGA
- a CDS encoding Inner-membrane translocator, with amino-acid sequence MGGRQVTTFLQLLLRSLETGSIYALASLGIILIFRTSNITHFAQGSMGMFNTFVVTVLVTKAGLPLWAAVLCGMVSAITSGFLVDFFIIRRAKKVSPVAKQIITLGLIMIFVGIAPMLFGVDPLSLPKFITSGEVGVFGASISYNGLFNITLGVVLMLILFYVLQRTKMGLAIRTTASNEPVARLMGVPTRNVTLFAWAAAACLGCLAGVMIAPATSVTVNLMDSVQVNALIACVLGGFQTFYGPVLGAYIIGIGKNMLVYYGNSVWGEQMLYLLVLVFIVFRPQGLVGKKFVKKV; translated from the coding sequence ATGGGGGGACGCCAAGTGACGACCTTTCTCCAACTGCTGCTGAGGAGCCTGGAGACCGGCAGTATCTACGCGCTGGCCTCCCTTGGCATTATCCTCATCTTCCGTACCAGCAACATCACCCATTTCGCCCAGGGCTCCATGGGTATGTTTAACACCTTCGTGGTTACAGTGCTGGTCACTAAGGCGGGCCTCCCCCTGTGGGCGGCGGTCCTGTGCGGCATGGTCAGCGCTATCACCTCCGGCTTTCTGGTGGACTTTTTCATTATCCGGCGGGCCAAGAAGGTCTCCCCGGTGGCAAAGCAGATCATCACTCTGGGTCTCATCATGATCTTCGTAGGTATCGCCCCCATGCTCTTCGGCGTGGACCCGCTGAGTCTGCCCAAGTTCATCACCAGCGGCGAGGTAGGCGTCTTCGGCGCCTCCATCTCCTACAACGGCCTCTTTAACATTACCTTAGGCGTGGTACTGATGCTCATCCTCTTTTATGTACTGCAGAGAACCAAGATGGGCCTCGCCATCCGCACCACCGCCTCCAACGAGCCGGTAGCCCGGCTGATGGGCGTCCCCACCCGGAACGTGACCCTCTTCGCCTGGGCGGCGGCGGCCTGCCTGGGGTGTCTTGCCGGTGTAATGATCGCCCCCGCCACCTCGGTCACCGTGAACCTGATGGACTCGGTTCAGGTCAATGCCCTGATCGCATGCGTGCTGGGCGGTTTCCAGACCTTCTATGGTCCCGTGCTGGGCGCGTACATCATCGGCATCGGCAAGAACATGCTGGTCTACTACGGAAACTCCGTCTGGGGCGAGCAGATGCTCTATCTGCTGGTGCTGGTCTTCATCGTCTTCCGTCCCCAGGGGCTGGTCGGCAAAAAATTCGTTAAGAAAGTATAA
- the livF gene encoding leucine/isoleucine/valine transporter subunit; ATP-binding component of ABC superfamily (Evidence 2a : Function of homologous gene experimentally demonstrated in an other organism; PubMedId : 14702302, 2195019; Product type t : transporter) has translation MKTTALSIRGLKVRYGAVEAVKGIDIEVYEGSVVALLGANGAGKTSTLRTISGLTPTAGGTIQFYGKDITNLDTEKIAQLGIAQSPEGRQIFGDLTVEENLKIGAFTVKDKKTIQAGFERCYRYFPRLAERKHQMAYTLSGGELQMLAIARALMSSPKILLLDEPSLGLAPLVVRDIFKIIREIKEEGTTVVIVEQNALQTLKIADFGYVLEVGEISISGEADVLIRDPKLVEAYLGGK, from the coding sequence ATGAAAACAACTGCTCTGTCCATCCGTGGGCTGAAGGTGCGCTATGGCGCGGTAGAGGCCGTCAAGGGTATTGATATCGAGGTATATGAGGGCTCGGTGGTGGCCTTGCTGGGGGCCAACGGCGCGGGAAAGACCTCCACCCTGCGCACCATCTCTGGTCTCACCCCCACCGCAGGCGGCACTATCCAATTCTACGGCAAAGATATCACCAATCTGGACACCGAGAAGATCGCCCAGCTGGGCATCGCCCAATCCCCCGAGGGACGGCAGATCTTCGGCGATCTGACCGTGGAGGAGAACCTGAAAATCGGCGCCTTCACCGTCAAGGACAAAAAAACTATTCAGGCCGGGTTCGAGCGCTGCTACCGCTACTTCCCCCGCCTTGCCGAGCGCAAGCATCAGATGGCCTACACCCTCTCCGGCGGAGAGCTGCAGATGCTCGCCATTGCCCGGGCCCTCATGTCCAGCCCCAAAATCCTCCTGCTGGACGAACCCTCTCTGGGTCTCGCCCCCCTAGTGGTACGGGACATCTTCAAGATCATCCGTGAGATCAAGGAGGAGGGCACCACCGTGGTCATCGTGGAACAAAACGCTCTCCAGACCTTGAAAATTGCGGACTTTGGCTACGTACTGGAGGTAGGCGAGATCAGCATATCCGGAGAGGCCGACGTACTGATCCGCGACCCCAAGCTGGTGGAGGCCTATTTAGGCGGCAAATAA